Within Cydia fagiglandana chromosome 25, ilCydFagi1.1, whole genome shotgun sequence, the genomic segment ATTATCCTGTTTCCACTAGCCCGCACACGCAGTAGGCAGTAGCTGAGATGGACGTCTATCGGCCCTGTCACCGTACGGTGAGTGGCAATGGTGGTTGGTGGTGTTAGCGCACGTTTCTAGCCAGAAACGATTTCACGAATGTACGAAATTTGATCTATATATTCTATATTTTGGTGTGATCAGTATTTTGCACATCTAACATATgtgtgttataattttattaacgaCTCAGTTTGGCTTTTTAAAATTTcttaaatttttaaaagttaataatttgttttatacgttaataaatattttcgtttAATAATCTTTTCACGGTCTTAGGGTAAGTttacaaaaacatttttattttgtttatgcaTTTTATTGTAGCAGCACAATCGTACATAGTTACCAGTTGGAAGCTATATACAGCCGAAAAATAGCTTGAAGTTATCAAGTCGTCGACTAATAGTGTTCTTAGCGACCGCAGCCGCAGCCGCAGCCGGAGCTGGAGCCGCCCTGCACGCTGGTGATGGCCACGTTCCCGCAGGTGCCGCAGCTGTAGTCCACGCACGCCGAGCCGCTGGTGTCGTATTCGCCAGAGAACTGCACGGCGCTCAGGAACGGCAGTTGTCCGTTAACGTCCAAGTCTCCGTTCAGGCTGAGCTCGGAGGAGACGGCGATGCCGGAGGGGGAAATGGGGCCGACGCTGGTGACGAGGAGGTCGCCGCCGCTATTCTGGATGGTGATGGAGTTGGCGCTGACGGAGCTGGAGCCAATAGAGCCCGAGCTGCTGTAACTGCCAGAGCGGCCGGACCCGCATGAGCAACCACAGCCCTGTCCGGAGATGGACTGCGACACAAAACAacattaaatacatattaatacaataCTGAACAAAAATAAAGACGAAATATTCAAAAGTATACAATTAATTATTTcaggtacctaattaatatttaaaaggtCCTAGAGCTGCCACATGAGTAGCCGCATCTCTGGCCAGAGATGGTCTGAAACGCAATAATATTTGTAGGACTAAGGAGCTGTAAAATTTTATAGGTTATGGTAACTTTCCTCTTTGTGGCTCCCTACTTTCCAATCCGTAGCAGGGGAGTCAAAGTTGATTGTTTCACAATACTTATATAAACTTAAAGAATTTCACCGATTGGACACAAAAGAGCACAtcaattataaatttaatttaacctAAGAAATTGACAATTATTTGCGAGTATACGGTCGTTGACGAAAGagaaatttaatatatttgcaAACTCATGGAAAAGCATAGGTATACTATAGGTATAACtacattattatatatttaacatCAAGAAATCAAAAGGAAAAATCAATAATTTACCTGGACCAGCAGAAGAGAAGCGCAGAGAAGGATAGCTTTGAATGCCATTTTAATGGTTGCTGTAGTGAGTGTCTTACTAAAGTATGATTTTCAGTAAGAATTGTAGGACTTTTTATAGTTCTTGCGAGTCTTTCGAAATTAATTTAAGATAACATACATTGACTTTAACAGGCACGTTTCTCAAATTATGTCCAAGTGTTCTTAGATTACTCTAGTTTACTTGTAACATAAATCGGCCACGTGTTTCGTCTTTTGAAATGCTATTGTTCTTCTTATCATTgttttaattggtttattataaaagctGGTCTTCAAGAATATCGAACATAGTTTTTTCGACCTTCGAATAAACAACGTCAACCATGTCTCCTTACACCGTGTTGGTCCTCTGCATCCAAATCTGCCTGATTCAGGTAAGTTCTATTTTTCTGTCATGGAGTTTAAACTAACTATTTCTTGTATCCCGGACATCCCAGGTGCCTTATTTTctggaattttttttttaaagaggctgtgtgattttttaaataatttgtttgtaaaataaataggtactatttTTAACAACGAAATAAAGAGTACAGTCCCTCTCTGTTGgtactttttatattttgtacttaCAAGGCCTCCATAATCGCCTACACACATTCACaataatttagtaaaatatCATCTTCATCGCAAGTAATAGTTATATCGGAGAGTCCCATAAAACTCTAGGTgtctatacaatacaatactctttaggTATTTCACACTGCACACCTCATGACCTCACATACTCGTAGATATATATAAACATATTCCGCACCAGCTCTTACGAATCGACATGtatgtgtcggcggccgatcgtaagatcaggcatatcgtgaaattcctaggcatatcgtgaaacgtgaaacaCTTTAACTCGTTATCGTTGCCTGAGTCGActgagccccgctacgcggggcgcCTAtctctgggcagtttgcccttcgggcatctgaagcaacctagcGACCCTAtcctacttatttattggtttaatgtaactatggtcaaaacattacacaggaacattacgatctgcctgatcttacgatcggccgccgacatatgtacctacatattttattgcCTTGACTAACAGTTTCTTTTCCATTAACAGTCAGTGATGAGCCAGCGCTGCTGCGGCTCCAGCATCGGCTCCGGGTCCAGCATCGGCTACGGTTCCAGCATCGGCTACGGTTCCAACATCGGCTCCGGCTCCAGCATCGGCTACGGTTCCAGCTCCGGCAACAGCGGCTCGTACGGCGGGCAGGGCTGCGGGGTGGTGAGCGCGGCCGGCAACATCGACGCGTGCGGCACCACCTGCGTCACCGGCGCCGTGCCCGTGCTCGGCTCCGTCACCTTCGGCGGCTGCGCGCCCGCCTGCGGCTCCGTCTCTATCTGCGGACagtgcggatgcggatgcaacTAAATTACCCACCGAAGATCTCATTCTCAATCAATTTGTGATTCACTTGAACCCATGTCTTTAAATAAAGCAAATCTGATTAATAGAGTTTTTGGATTTTGAACCAATAACCTTTTCCAATCTTTTTTTGTaagataacaaaaaaatatcaataatagCGGAAAAGACCAAGCATTAAAAGTAGGTATCtacctataatataatatttttcaaagtcgaagggtaggatgacacctgcatttccatacatttttgcgagatttattgtttttagttttaggttatattataaattatatggagatGAGAGTTGTCATCCTATCCTTCgcgtttgaaaaatattcaaatgTATTTATCTACCATTAACTTACAAAAAAAGTTAACTCGAGGTATATCTTAAACTCAAAGTATATTCGTATTTCGTTTAATAAACTGGAAGCATACACAtagatgccaatcgttaactCCGTggcgaaacgcaactgtctcgGTCTCACAAATATGgacgagtgatagagagagataacAGCGCTACACTACGGAGCGTGAACGATTGGCATTTTGTCTACGCACCCAGATACGTTTGAATAACTGTAGAGGAGATAATTTGAAATGTTTTCTTTCCTTTCGCAACTATTGAACCTGACGACACTGACTGCCACGGCTGTAGTAGGCCTAGTGCCTACaaaagtgactgccatctgaccttccaacccagaggagaaactaggcttgttgggattagtccggtttcctcacgatgttttccttcccCGATAAACGAAtgctaaataaaatatcaaatgatatttcgtacataggtaagttccgaaaaactcattggtgcgagccgggtttaaataaatgaaataaacttGTAAAATTTGTTTTTCGTCAATGCATCTCAATTGAAACTTTGTCAAATGGGTAGTCATACTAGTCATCTGTTAATACTCttggaaataaataatatcttcAGCCGGCTGTATCGCGGTATTTGCGGGGTAAAGGCCATAGGTACGTAGTAGCTAAATGCGAGCATctgttaattacttatttaaatgtaggggAACCCTGGATATTATAGGCACCTGGGGTAATATGAGCACCCATTATCCTGTTTCCACTAGCCCGCACACGCAGTAGGCAGTAGCTGGGACGGACGACGGACGACGGACGGACTATCAGCCCTGTGACCGTACGGCGAGTGGCAATGGTGGTTGGTGGTATAAAGCTCACGTTTCTGGGAGCCAGAAACGATTTCACGAATGTACGAAATTTGATCTATATGTATATTCTATATTTTGGTGTGATCAGTATTTTGCACATCTAACATATgtgtgttataattttattaacgaTTCAGTTTGGCTTTTTAAAATTTcttaaatttttaaaagttaataatttgttttattagttaataaatattttcgtttAATAATCTTTTCACGGTCTTAGGGTAAGTttacaaaaacatttttattttgtttatgcaTTTTATTGTATCAGCTCAATCGTACATAGTTACGAGTTGGAAGCTATATACAGCCGAAAAATAGCTTGAAGTTATCAAGTCGTCGACTAATAGTGTTCTTAGCGACCGCAGCCGCAGCCGCAGCCGGAGCTGGAGCCGCCCTGCACGCTGGTGATGGCCACGTTCCCGCAGGTGCCGCAGCTGTAGTCCACGCACGCCGAGCCGCTGGTGTCGTATTCGCCAGAGAACTGCACGGCGCTCAGGAACGGCAGTTGTCCGTTAACGTCCAAGTCTCCGTTCAGGCTGAGCTCGGAGGAGACGGCGATGCCGGAGGGGGAAATGGGGCCGACGCTGGTGACGAGGAGGTCGCCGCCGCTATTCTGGATGGTGATGGAGTTGGCGCTGACGGAGCTGGAGCCAATAGAGCCCGAGCTGCTGTAACTGCCAGAGCGGCCGGACCCGCATGAGCAACCACAGCCCTGTCCGGAGATGGACTGCGACACAAAACAacattaaatacatattaatacaataCTGAACAAAAATAAAGACGAAATATTCAAAAGTATACAATTAATTATTTcaggtacctaattaatatttaaaaggtCCTAGAGCTGCCACATGAGTAGCCGCATCTCTGGCCAGAGATGGTCTGAAACGCAATAATATTTGTAGGACTAAGGAGCTGTAAAATTTTATAGGTTATGGTAACTTTCCTCTTTGTGGCTCCCTACTTTCCAATCCGTAGCAGGGGAGTCAAAGTTGATTGTTTCACAATACTTATATAAACTTAAAGAATTTCACCGATTGGACACAAAAGAGCACAtcaattataaatttaatttaacctAAGAAATTGACAATTATTTGCGAGTATACGGTCGTTGACGAAAGagaaatttaatatatttgcaAACTCATGGAAAAGCATAGGTATACTATAGGTATAACtacattattatatatttaacatCAAGAAATCAAAAGGAAAAATCAATAATTTACCTGGACCAGCAGAAGAGAAGCGCAGAGAAGGATAGCTTTGAATGCCATTTTAATGGTTGCTGTAGTGAGTGTCTTACTAAAGTATGATTTTCAGTAAGAATTGTAGGACTTTTTATAGTTCTTGCGAGTCTTTCGAAATTAATTTAAGATAACATACATTGACTTTAACAGGCACGTTTCTCAAATTATGTCCAAGTGTTCTTAGATTACTCTAGTTTACTTGTAACATAAATCGGCCACGTGTTTCGTCTTTTGAAATGCTATTGTTCTTCTTATCATTgttttaattggtttattataaaagctGGTCTTCAAGAATATCGAACATAGTTTTTTCGACCTTCGAATAAACAACGTCAACCATGTCTCCTTACACCGTGTTGGTCCTCTGCATCCAAATCTGCCTGATTCAGGTAAGTTCTATTTTTCTGTCATGGAGTTTAAACTAACTATTTCTTGTATCCCGGACATCCCAGGTGCCTTATTTTctggaattttttttttaaagaggctgtgtgattttttaaataatttgtttgtaaaataaataggtactatttTTAACAACGAAATAAAGAGTACAGTCCCTCTCTGTTGgtactttttatattttgtacttaCAAGGCCTCCATAATCGCCTACACACATTCACaataatttagtaaaatatCATCTTCATCGCAAGTAATAGTTATATCGGAGAGTCCCATAAAACTCTAGGTgtctatacaatacaatactctttaggTATTTCACACTGCACACCTCATGACCTCACATACTCGTAGATATATATAAACATATTCCGCACCAGCTCTTACGAATCGACATGtatgtgtcggcggccgatcgtaagatcaggcatatcgtgaaattcctaggcatatcgtgaaacgtgaaacaCTTTAACTCGTTATCGTTGCCTGAGTCGActgagccccgctacgcggggcgcCTAtctctgggcagtttgcccttcgggcatctgaagcaacctagcGACCCTAtcctacttatttattggtttaatgtaactatggtcaaaacattacacaggaacattacgatctgcctgatcttacgatcggccgccgacatatgtacctacatattttattgcCTTGACTAACAGTTTCTTTTCCATTAACAGTCAGTGATGAGCCAGCGCTGCTGCGGCTCCAGCATCGGCTCCGGGTCCAGCATCGGCTACGGTTCCAGCATCGGCTACGGTTCCAACATCGGCTCCGGCTCCAGCATCGGCTACGGTTCCAGCTCCGGCAACAGCGGCTCGTACGGCGGGCAGGGCTGCGGGGTGGTGAGCGCGGCCGGCAACATCGACGCGTGCGGCACCACCTGCGTCACCGGCGCCGTGCCCGTGCTCGGCTCCGTCACCTTCGGCGGCTGCGCGCCCGCCTGCGGCTCCGTCTCTATCTGCGGACagtgcggatgcggatgcaacTAAATTACCCACCGAAGATCTCATTCTCAATCAATTTGTGATTCACTTGAACCCATGTCTTTAAATAAAGCAAATCTGATTAATAGAGTTTTTGGATTTTGAACCAATAACCTTTTCCAATCTTTTTTTGTaagataacaaaaaaatatcaataatagCGGAAAAGACCAAGCATTAAAAGTAGGTATCtacctataatataatatttttcaaagtcgaagggtaggatgacacctgcatttccatacatttttgcgagatttattgtttttagttttaggttatattataaattatatggagatGAGAGTTGTCATCCTATCCTTCgcgtttgaaaaatattcaaatgTATTTATCTACCATTAACTTACAAAAAAAGTTAACTCGAGGTATATCTTAAACTCAAAGTATATTCGTATTTCGTTTAATAAACTGGAAGCATACACAtagatgccaatcgttaactCCGTggcgaaacgcaactgtctcgGTCTCACAAATATGgacgagtgatagagagagataacAGCGCTACACTACGGAGCGTGAACGATTGGCATTTTGTCTACGCACCCAGATACGTTTGAATAACTGTAGAGGAGATAATTTGAAATGTTTTCTTTCCTTTCGCAAC encodes:
- the LOC134676746 gene encoding chorion class high-cysteine HCB protein 12-like encodes the protein MLFHEFANILNFSFVNDRILSISGQGCGCSCGSGRSGSYSSSGSIGSSSVSANSITIQNSGGDLLVTSVGPISPSGIAVSSELSLNGDLDVNGQLPFLSAVQFSGEYDTSGSACVDYSCGTCGNVAITSVQGGSSSGCGCGCGR